The DNA sequence TTGTGCTGAAGGGGTTTTTTACCGTCATTCCGATTCTGATTGCCTTTTTCGGTGGCTATCTCTTTACTTTGGTTGCCGGCTCAATCTGGCCCGCTTTTTCCTGGATCGATTTTTCTTCGGTAAAGGAAGCAGCCTGGTTCGGTTTTACGGCCCCAAAGATCCCGAAATTCTCCGTCGTTCCTATTATCACCTTTTTGCTTGTCAGCCTTGCGACCATTGCCGAGCATCTTGGAGATACCATGGTGACCAGTAAGGTGGTGGGAAAGGACTTTCTGAAGGATCCCGGTATTCACCGAACCCTTGCGGGTGACGGTGCTGCAACCGCCCTTGCCGCCCTTTTCGGCGGGCCCCCCAATACGACCTACGGGGAGAATATCGGTGTTATGGCCATCACCAGGGTCTACAGCGTCTGGGTCATCGGAGGGGCAGCGGTGATTGCGATCATCCTCTCTTTTATCACCAAGGTCGGGGCTATCATCAATACGGTTCCCGTTCCGGTAATGGGCGGCATATCGATGATGCTTTTCGGGATTATTGCCAGTGCAGGTATCCGCACGGTCGTGGAAAGTGGCGTTGATTACACCTGCAAAAGGAATCTTACCATCAGTTCGGTGATCCTGGTGATCGGAATCGGCGGCGGAAGAATTTTCTTTCCCCTGAACGAAAGCCTTCATTTTGAACTAAGCGGTGTTGCCCTTGCCACCCTCGTCGGCATCGTGCTGAATTTGATTCTCCCGAAAACGATTGACAGCCCGAAAGAGGAGTAGAGGATATTCCAGCGTGAGGCTCTGCATGCTATACTTTCCTCGGTCAGCGGAAAAAAGCACATTTCACAGCGACAGGAGGTTGCTTCATGAGCACAGTGAGTCTCGGAATTGATTGTAGTACCCAGAGTATGACAGGAGTGGCAATCGATGCGGAGAGTGGTTCCGTTGTCTGGAAGAAGAGCCTGTCATACCAGTCCGATTCCCGTCTCGGTGGTTTCGGCCTGGAACATGATACATTTCTTGTTCCTCCGAGGGTTGAAGGAGAGGCGGACCAGCCGCCGAAGCTTTTCCTCGCCGCCCTTGACGCCCTTTTTTCCGATATGAAAGAAGATGGCGTTGTCAGGCCCGATTCCGTGGCTGTCATTAATGTTTCCGGGCAGCAACATGGTCATGTGTATCTGAAAAGCGGTGCACAAAAATCCTTTTCGACCTTACGGGAAAAGGGGATCGGTGCGGAAGCCGGAGACCTGGTACATCGGCTGGCCGATGTTTTTTCCTACAAGGCGGCTCCGATTTGGAAGACGAGCGATACCGCGGCTCAGGCAGAGGCTATTCGGACCGGGGTGGGCGGAAAGCAGCGCATGATCGAGCTTTCCGGCAGCGACAGCCCTTTGCGTTTTTCCGGAGCGGTTATGAGGAGGGTCGCCCAGCGTTATCCCGATGTATGGGAAAAGACCGAAACGGTACTCCTCATCAGTTCCTTTATTCCTGCGGTTCTCGTTGGTAACAGTAGGGTCGGTACCGATTTTGGAAACGGCTGTGGTACCAGTTTGCTTGATTATCAGCGACGCTCCTGGTCTCCTGAGTTGATTGATGCTGCATCGGCATCCCTGCCGGGAGGTTCCGAGGCCTTCCGTGCAAAACTTACCGATGTCGTTGCCCCAGATGCTGTTGTCGGCTCGGTAGCTGCCTATTTCGTCGAGCGTTACGGGCTTTCGCCCGATTGTATTGTTGCGGCAGGCAGCGGTGATAATCCGCAGACAAAGGTTCTGGTCGACGGTGATCTCTTGAGCCTCGGCACCAGCTTTGTTTTCATGGTCGCGGCTTCGACCTCAGGCGATGGCCGGGTTGCCATGGATCAGGCGGGCTACGCCAATGCCATGTACGACGGGCTTGGAAGGCCCTTTCTTTTCGGTTGCCGGACCAACGGGGCCCTTGTCTGGGACCGGGTCCGCATGATGCACGGTTTGAAGAGAGATGAATACGCTCCTGCCGATGATCTCTTGCCCTCGATACCCGTTGGAAAATACCTTCTGATCTGGCAGCCTGATGCCGAATCTTTCCCCGCCGGCGGCGCAATAGCAGATCCAGTCCGGGATGGGCAGACTGCCTCCCTTGAGGCGGATTATGCCGGTATTATCGATACCACCCTTACGATCATCGAACATTATTCACGCAGTTTCTCCCGTGATACCGATGAGCCCTTATACGTGACAGGAGGCCCTGCAGGGGCAGCTGGAGTGGTTTCCCGAATTGCAGCGGTCTGGAACCGCCCGGTGGTCACCATCGGCAGATTGGGGGCCGGGCTTGGAGCCGCCGTTGCTGGGGTTTCCGCTCTTTCATCCCTTCGACGGGGACTGCCTTCTGTCGATGATCTTACCTCTGCCGTCCTGCCCAGGGGGGAAGTGGTAAGGCCTGAGCCGGAGATGGTACGGTCCCTGCATGGTGAGTCGGGGTTTGTTCGTCGGGTGATTGGTCGTTACGAATCGGTATTGCAGGGGCTTTCTGCTTAGCCTCTCGGCTTTGCCGTCTATCGGGACGTCCCTTCGTCGATGAACCGATGAAGGGCGTCTTTTCCCGGTTCGAAAGCGAAGTTTGACTATGCCGTTATCCCCTTTGTGGATCTGTCTGAATTTCCTGTCTGGTTTCCGTGATCCAGGAAAAGCTGTGGCGATTTCTGTATTCTTTACCCGTTTTGTCGAATTGATCCCAGAGCGCTATCAGTCTTGCAAAAAGTTCCCGGCTTCTTCTGCAATACTCGAGAAGATCCTCTCTGTCTAGGTTATCGGTCTCCATCTCGGCAAGCTCTCGCACCGATTCGATAAAGGGGTGATGGGGGTGCTCGTCGGGAACCTTTGCCTCTTTGGGCTCGCTTCGATCGAGTTTTGGTTTTCTGGCAACAACGCGGATGCGTTTTACCCTTGCCGATCGGGAAGGCTGCTTACTTTCCTCCTGCTTGGCATCACCTGGAAGATCCTCACTCGAAAAACTTTCATGGGCAACACTATTCCCACCTGTATAATGATTCTGCCCCCGGGAGACCCAGCTCATGAGCATACTGTACTCTTCACTCTTGCCCTTGCCGGTAAAATCTTGTTTTAGCGAGAGAAGTCGGCTGCAGACGGGGCATTCATCCCGCACACACTCATAGTCTTTGGGAAAGAGATTCATGAACCGGGAAAAAAGTGGATAAAATTTCTCTTTTTCTCCTTCTTCAAGATCCCATTCCTTGTTTTCGTCTCGTTTCGATCCCATTCTCACCGCAAGAAGATATTTTTTTTCTTCTGTTGAGAGTATCTTCAGTCGATTTGCAATACTTACAATATGTAAAAGCTCTCTGGGGGCAAAAAAGTCAATTAGCTTCTTCATTTCAAGTAGCTCCAAAATCTCGTGAAACGTGGAAATCGATTGTATCGAAAGAAAAGCGTCTATTCAAGGGCGGTCGAAAAATTGATCCGAAAGCCTGTCCCCGGTGTGTCTAATTCCTCAATCGTCCCTTTCAACTGTTCGGTGAGATTTCGAATAAGCAGAAGGCCTAAACCTGTTGTTTCTGTTTCTTTCTGTTCTTCTTTATTGTTTATTCCTATCCCATTGTCTTTGACCGTCAATGTATAAGAAAGTTTCTCGCGCTCTTTAAGTGTAATA is a window from the Sediminispirochaeta bajacaliforniensis DSM 16054 genome containing:
- a CDS encoding solute carrier family 23 protein; protein product: MKDKIIGVREQPELRRWIPLSFQHVFAMFGATVLVPLLTGLSPSTALFTSGIGTLLYILITGGRVPAYLGSSFAFIPPIIAISGSFGMEYALGAAFCVGIFYLIVAFIISKAGTGWIDRLLPPVVIGTVIMVIGLNLAPTAMNMAMNGPDGSYSLASVIIAVVTLSIAVVSLLVLKGFFTVIPILIAFFGGYLFTLVAGSIWPAFSWIDFSSVKEAAWFGFTAPKIPKFSVVPIITFLLVSLATIAEHLGDTMVTSKVVGKDFLKDPGIHRTLAGDGAATALAALFGGPPNTTYGENIGVMAITRVYSVWVIGGAAVIAIILSFITKVGAIINTVPVPVMGGISMMLFGIIASAGIRTVVESGVDYTCKRNLTISSVILVIGIGGGRIFFPLNESLHFELSGVALATLVGIVLNLILPKTIDSPKEE
- a CDS encoding FGGY family carbohydrate kinase, yielding MSTVSLGIDCSTQSMTGVAIDAESGSVVWKKSLSYQSDSRLGGFGLEHDTFLVPPRVEGEADQPPKLFLAALDALFSDMKEDGVVRPDSVAVINVSGQQHGHVYLKSGAQKSFSTLREKGIGAEAGDLVHRLADVFSYKAAPIWKTSDTAAQAEAIRTGVGGKQRMIELSGSDSPLRFSGAVMRRVAQRYPDVWEKTETVLLISSFIPAVLVGNSRVGTDFGNGCGTSLLDYQRRSWSPELIDAASASLPGGSEAFRAKLTDVVAPDAVVGSVAAYFVERYGLSPDCIVAAGSGDNPQTKVLVDGDLLSLGTSFVFMVAASTSGDGRVAMDQAGYANAMYDGLGRPFLFGCRTNGALVWDRVRMMHGLKRDEYAPADDLLPSIPVGKYLLIWQPDAESFPAGGAIADPVRDGQTASLEADYAGIIDTTLTIIEHYSRSFSRDTDEPLYVTGGPAGAAGVVSRIAAVWNRPVVTIGRLGAGLGAAVAGVSALSSLRRGLPSVDDLTSAVLPRGEVVRPEPEMVRSLHGESGFVRRVIGRYESVLQGLSA